One genomic region from Ornithinicoccus hortensis encodes:
- a CDS encoding ABC transporter ATP-binding protein has product MSEVQLRGVTKSFPDSHGGRTDVLHGVDIVAPEGQFVVLLGPSGCGKSTSLRIIAGLESATGGDVLIDGQRVNDVPAAKRRIAMVFQNYALYPHLSVLENIVFGLRVRKVPKRQRQERGLEAARKVGLDPYLDRKPSQLSGGQRQRAALARALVSDSKVVLMDEPLSNLDAKLRHQMRIELRNLQRDLGLTVIYVTHDQVEAMTMADHVVVMREGSVAQAAAPIDLYTEPADTEVASFIGSPPMNLLPGTSDGTNLRVAGSPSPWSLQARVPSEVTVGIRPESLAVDGSGPLEFHGRVRTSEMLGAETLLTLLTDTGEQFVARIPGIVRATEGDQVRLTTTPQELRFFDAATGRALVAPASA; this is encoded by the coding sequence ATGTCCGAGGTGCAACTCCGCGGGGTGACCAAGTCCTTCCCGGACAGCCACGGCGGACGCACGGATGTGCTGCACGGCGTGGACATCGTCGCCCCCGAGGGACAGTTCGTCGTGCTGCTCGGCCCGTCCGGCTGCGGCAAGTCGACCTCGCTGCGGATCATCGCGGGCCTGGAGTCCGCGACCGGTGGCGACGTGCTGATCGACGGGCAGCGGGTCAACGACGTGCCGGCCGCCAAGCGGCGGATCGCGATGGTCTTCCAGAACTACGCCCTCTACCCGCACCTGAGCGTGCTGGAGAACATCGTCTTCGGCCTCCGCGTGCGCAAGGTCCCCAAGAGGCAGCGGCAGGAGCGTGGCCTGGAGGCGGCCCGCAAGGTCGGGCTCGACCCCTACCTGGACCGCAAGCCCAGCCAGCTCTCCGGCGGCCAGCGGCAGCGGGCCGCCCTGGCCCGGGCCCTGGTCTCGGACTCCAAGGTCGTGCTGATGGACGAGCCGCTGTCCAACCTGGACGCCAAGCTGCGCCACCAGATGCGGATCGAGCTGCGCAACCTGCAGCGGGACCTCGGCCTCACCGTCATCTACGTCACGCACGACCAGGTGGAGGCGATGACGATGGCCGACCACGTCGTCGTGATGCGCGAGGGGTCGGTGGCCCAGGCCGCCGCCCCGATCGACCTCTACACCGAGCCCGCCGACACCGAGGTCGCCTCGTTCATCGGGTCACCGCCGATGAACCTGCTGCCCGGCACCTCCGACGGCACGAACCTGAGGGTCGCCGGCAGCCCCTCCCCCTGGTCACTGCAGGCCCGGGTGCCGAGCGAGGTGACGGTCGGCATACGACCGGAGTCCCTGGCCGTGGACGGGTCCGGCCCGCTGGAGTTCCACGGCCGAGTGCGGACCTCGGAGATGCTCGGCGCCGAGACCCTGCTCACCCTCCTGACCGACACCGGCGAGCAGTTCGTCGCCCGGATCCCCGGCATCGTCCGGGCCACCGAGGGCGACCAGGTCCGCCTCACCACGACCCCGCAGGAACTCCGCTTCTTCGACGCAGCGACCGGCCGTGCGCTGGTCGCCCCGGCATCCGCCTAA
- a CDS encoding ABC transporter substrate-binding protein, giving the protein MSARPRTLALAAALSSGALVLAACGGDDGGSGDGTAELTMYYPVAVGGPLTDVVDDLIATCTEQHEGITVEAVYSGTYADTMTKAQTASRSDQGPDLAVLLTTDLYTLIDNGLIVPLSDVDDDLSWTEDRFYPAYLASGEAEGELWSLPFQRSTIVQYHNKEIYEQAGLDPEAPPTTWAELEEQAKTIQDEGAAEYGVEIPSTQFGNWMFQAMAIQSGVADTAGVDGIASYLDDPASVEALEWWKGMADDGLMPSGTTEWASTPDDFLAGRTGIMWHTTGNLTNVKSNADFEFGVSMLPANTQPGSPTGGGNLYIFDRGDEGTREAAYTIAQCLTEPEMAAEWSMESGYVATGPEAWETDTMAQYAEEFPQAAVARDQLEVAVGETTTHENGRVSQAINDSIAAVLTGQAEPQDALTQLQSDIDGILAQYQG; this is encoded by the coding sequence ATGTCCGCACGTCCCCGCACTCTCGCCCTCGCGGCCGCCCTGTCCTCCGGTGCCCTCGTGCTCGCCGCCTGCGGCGGGGACGACGGCGGCTCCGGTGACGGCACCGCCGAGCTGACCATGTACTACCCCGTCGCCGTCGGCGGCCCGCTCACCGACGTCGTCGACGACCTGATCGCCACCTGCACCGAGCAGCACGAGGGGATCACCGTCGAGGCGGTCTACAGCGGCACCTACGCCGACACGATGACCAAGGCCCAGACGGCCTCGCGCAGCGACCAGGGACCCGACCTGGCGGTCCTGCTGACCACGGATCTCTACACGCTGATCGACAACGGCCTCATCGTGCCGCTGAGCGACGTGGACGACGACCTGTCCTGGACCGAGGACCGGTTCTACCCGGCCTACCTGGCCTCCGGCGAGGCCGAGGGCGAGCTGTGGAGCCTGCCGTTCCAGCGGTCCACGATCGTGCAGTACCACAACAAGGAGATCTACGAGCAGGCCGGACTCGACCCGGAGGCACCGCCCACCACCTGGGCGGAACTCGAGGAGCAGGCCAAGACGATCCAGGACGAGGGGGCCGCCGAGTACGGCGTGGAGATCCCCTCCACCCAGTTCGGCAACTGGATGTTCCAGGCGATGGCGATCCAGAGCGGCGTGGCGGACACCGCCGGCGTCGACGGGATCGCCAGCTACCTGGACGACCCCGCCTCGGTGGAGGCCCTGGAGTGGTGGAAGGGGATGGCCGACGACGGGCTGATGCCCAGCGGCACCACCGAGTGGGCGTCCACCCCCGACGACTTCCTCGCCGGCCGCACCGGCATCATGTGGCACACCACCGGCAACCTGACCAACGTCAAGTCCAACGCGGACTTCGAGTTCGGCGTCTCGATGTTGCCGGCCAACACCCAGCCCGGCTCCCCCACCGGCGGCGGCAACCTCTACATCTTCGACCGCGGTGACGAGGGCACCCGCGAGGCGGCCTACACGATCGCCCAGTGCCTGACTGAGCCGGAGATGGCGGCCGAGTGGTCGATGGAGTCCGGTTACGTGGCCACCGGCCCGGAGGCCTGGGAGACCGACACCATGGCGCAGTATGCCGAGGAGTTCCCGCAGGCCGCGGTCGCGCGGGACCAGCTCGAGGTCGCCGTGGGCGAGACCACGACGCACGAGAACGGCCGGGTGTCGCAGGCGATCAACGACTCGATCGCCGCGGTCCTGACCGGCCAGGCCGAGCCGCAGGACGCGCTCACCCAGCTGCAGTCCGACATCGACGGCATCCTCGCGCAGTACCAGGGCTGA
- a CDS encoding carbohydrate ABC transporter permease, with product MTAAIPTPTTAPPPEERRRRAPLRGRLGDQAFAWALLAPAFVVLIAFTHYPIIRSAWSSAHSRRGDLSAVQYETLVNDPVFWQVLRNNLWFALGTVPTSMALAILMAVWVNGKLRGKGFVRLAYFTPTILPMVAVASIWLFFFSPGVGPINGLLGAVGLPTRNWLGDPDTVLPALMVMMIWKQAGFFMIFYLAGLQNMSPELEEASTLEGASRWYHFRRVTFPLLMPTTLFVFVVAVTDAFKIIDHLFIMTGGGPNNASNLLLFYIYDTAFTFFDPNYAGALTMALVVILGLAAVIQFTVLERRVHYR from the coding sequence ATGACCGCAGCGATCCCCACCCCGACAACGGCGCCCCCGCCCGAGGAGCGCCGTCGCCGGGCCCCGCTGCGCGGACGGCTGGGCGACCAGGCGTTCGCGTGGGCCCTGCTGGCGCCCGCCTTCGTGGTGCTGATCGCGTTCACGCACTACCCGATCATCCGGTCCGCCTGGTCCTCGGCCCACTCCAGGCGGGGCGACCTGAGCGCGGTGCAGTACGAGACCCTGGTCAACGACCCGGTGTTCTGGCAGGTGCTGCGCAACAACCTGTGGTTCGCCCTCGGCACCGTCCCCACCTCGATGGCGCTGGCCATCCTGATGGCGGTCTGGGTCAACGGCAAGCTGCGGGGCAAGGGGTTCGTCCGGCTGGCCTACTTCACCCCGACGATCCTGCCGATGGTCGCGGTGGCCAGCATCTGGCTGTTCTTCTTCTCCCCCGGCGTCGGCCCGATCAACGGGCTGCTGGGCGCCGTCGGCCTGCCCACCCGGAACTGGCTCGGCGACCCCGACACGGTGCTGCCGGCGCTGATGGTGATGATGATCTGGAAGCAGGCCGGCTTCTTCATGATCTTCTACCTGGCGGGGCTGCAGAACATGTCGCCGGAGCTGGAGGAGGCCTCCACCCTGGAGGGAGCCTCCCGGTGGTACCACTTCCGCCGGGTCACCTTCCCGCTGCTGATGCCGACCACGCTGTTCGTCTTCGTGGTCGCGGTGACCGATGCCTTCAAGATCATCGACCACCTGTTCATCATGACTGGCGGCGGACCGAACAACGCCTCCAACCTGCTGCTGTTCTACATCTACGACACAGCGTTCACCTTCTTCGACCCGAACTACGCCGGCGCCCTGACGATGGCGCTGGTGGTGATCCTCGGCCTGGCCGCGGTCATCCAGTTCACCGTGCTGGAGAGGCGGGTGCACTACCGGTGA
- a CDS encoding carbohydrate ABC transporter permease, giving the protein MTTNVETLPGQGGMRPGRILETAGAWLLGILWLIPLVFAVWASVHHRDAATSFDLTAPLTFDNFASVWSGAPFGRYYLNTILLVSGILVGQLVLGVLAAYAFARFRFVGSNIAFALVLVQLMIAPDILISENYTTMASLKLVDTIPAIGLPYIASAFGIFLLRQTFKSMPIELDEAAEIEGAGRMGRLWRVYVPLAKPTLVAYGLVSVSTHWNNFLWPLVITNSVNSRPLTVGLAVYNGTESGIDWTLLSAATVLVVAPLLIAFLIFQRQFVQSFMRAGIR; this is encoded by the coding sequence GTGACCACGAACGTCGAGACCCTGCCCGGGCAGGGCGGTATGCGACCCGGCCGGATCCTGGAGACCGCCGGTGCGTGGCTGCTCGGCATCCTGTGGCTGATCCCGCTCGTCTTCGCGGTGTGGGCCTCGGTGCACCACCGCGACGCGGCCACCTCCTTCGACCTCACGGCGCCGCTGACCTTCGACAACTTCGCGTCGGTCTGGTCCGGGGCACCGTTCGGCCGCTACTACCTGAACACCATCCTGCTGGTGAGCGGGATCCTGGTGGGCCAGCTGGTGCTGGGCGTGCTGGCCGCGTATGCCTTCGCCCGCTTCCGGTTCGTCGGCAGCAACATCGCCTTCGCGCTGGTCCTGGTGCAGCTGATGATCGCGCCGGACATCCTGATCTCGGAGAACTACACGACGATGGCCAGCCTGAAGCTGGTCGACACGATCCCGGCCATCGGGTTGCCCTACATCGCCAGCGCGTTCGGCATCTTCCTGCTCCGGCAGACCTTCAAGTCGATGCCGATCGAACTCGACGAGGCCGCCGAGATCGAGGGCGCCGGCCGGATGGGGCGGCTGTGGCGGGTCTACGTGCCGCTGGCCAAGCCGACGCTGGTGGCCTACGGGCTGGTCTCGGTGAGCACCCACTGGAACAACTTCCTGTGGCCGCTGGTGATCACCAACAGCGTGAACTCCCGCCCGCTCACCGTCGGCCTGGCGGTCTACAACGGCACCGAGTCCGGCATCGACTGGACCCTGCTGTCGGCCGCCACGGTGCTGGTCGTCGCCCCGCTGCTGATCGCCTTCCTGATCTTCCAGCGCCAGTTCGTGCAGAGCTTCATGCGCGCCGGGATCCGCTGA
- a CDS encoding AfsR/SARP family transcriptional regulator: MTSILTLSPAKPVRTGGTRLHLLPECVLSQGGRELRLRPRAQRLLVLLATHRGRRLPRAMVAGTLWPDVTGARAYASLRSTLRELPRVPAVVVAEDDGLRLGRAVRVDWVAAERVARKVLARQGRFPARVAVPLLRHPLLPHWSEDWLADEQYAFAQLRVHALESLCRRLSDDGIHGTAIETGLLAVSCDPLRESAQEVLVRAHLAEGNRCLALEQVRRYELLLSAELGVPPGPRLLDLVGGDARISGSRRA, from the coding sequence ATGACCTCGATCCTGACGCTCTCCCCAGCCAAGCCGGTCCGCACCGGTGGAACCCGGCTGCACCTGCTGCCGGAGTGCGTGCTGAGCCAGGGCGGCCGGGAGTTGCGGCTGCGCCCGAGGGCGCAGCGGTTGCTGGTGCTGCTCGCCACCCACCGCGGGCGCCGGCTGCCGCGCGCCATGGTGGCCGGCACGCTCTGGCCCGACGTGACGGGGGCACGAGCCTACGCCAGTCTGCGCAGCACCCTCCGGGAGTTGCCGCGGGTGCCCGCCGTGGTGGTCGCCGAGGACGACGGGCTCCGGCTCGGGCGCGCGGTCCGGGTGGACTGGGTCGCGGCGGAGCGGGTCGCCCGCAAGGTGCTGGCCCGGCAGGGGCGTTTCCCGGCCAGGGTGGCGGTGCCGCTGCTGCGCCACCCGCTGCTGCCGCACTGGTCGGAGGACTGGTTGGCCGACGAGCAGTATGCGTTCGCCCAGCTGCGGGTGCACGCGCTGGAGTCGCTGTGCCGGCGGCTGAGCGACGACGGCATCCACGGCACGGCGATCGAGACCGGGCTGCTGGCGGTCTCCTGCGACCCGTTGCGGGAGAGCGCCCAGGAGGTGCTGGTGCGTGCCCACCTGGCCGAGGGGAACCGGTGCCTGGCGCTGGAGCAGGTCCGGCGCTACGAGCTGTTGCTGTCCGCCGAGCTCGGGGTCCCGCCCGGCCCCCGGTTGCTGGACCTGGTGGGCGGGGACGCCAGGATCAGCGGATCCCGGCGCGCATGA
- a CDS encoding matrixin family metalloprotease has translation MATDDMVPKSTGVKKGDSGADVRRVQHYLTTFGYLESATLDRFGVSHELASPAPDEGTFDEATEEALTRFQERYGLNPTGKVDKATQDLMKRPRCGFPDTAEFVAQGNKWNTTALRYGFVEFTPDLTQAQVRAAVSTAFGYWAAVTPLTFTEIPNANNPEIRIRFVAGDHGDGSPFDGASGVLAHAFYPPPNGGDIAGDTHFDEAETWSVNLPASGTDLYTVAAHEFGHALGLAHSTVASALMYPYYGGPHRHLDADDIAGIQSIYGASQWMTTTLSSVYATPHSKNAWAYPAGVGWRKVTGTSTDGVTNTFAALVRARASGKSVYIHVTGTDIDTVYL, from the coding sequence ATGGCGACCGACGACATGGTCCCGAAGTCGACCGGGGTCAAGAAGGGCGACAGCGGTGCCGACGTGCGCCGGGTCCAGCACTACCTGACCACCTTCGGCTATCTGGAGTCGGCGACCCTGGACCGGTTCGGGGTGAGCCACGAGCTGGCGAGCCCGGCGCCGGACGAGGGGACCTTCGACGAGGCGACCGAGGAGGCGCTGACCCGGTTCCAGGAACGCTACGGACTGAACCCGACGGGCAAGGTCGACAAGGCGACCCAGGACCTGATGAAGCGTCCGCGCTGCGGGTTCCCGGACACCGCGGAGTTCGTCGCGCAGGGCAACAAGTGGAACACCACCGCGCTGCGCTACGGCTTCGTGGAGTTCACCCCGGACCTGACCCAGGCCCAGGTGCGTGCGGCGGTCTCGACCGCCTTCGGCTACTGGGCGGCGGTCACCCCGCTGACCTTCACCGAGATCCCGAACGCGAACAACCCGGAGATCCGGATCCGGTTCGTGGCCGGCGACCATGGCGACGGGAGCCCGTTCGACGGGGCCAGCGGCGTGCTGGCGCACGCGTTCTACCCGCCACCCAACGGCGGGGACATCGCGGGCGACACCCACTTCGACGAGGCCGAGACCTGGTCGGTGAACCTGCCGGCCTCGGGGACCGACCTCTACACGGTTGCGGCGCACGAGTTCGGACACGCCCTCGGGCTGGCGCACTCCACCGTCGCGAGCGCGCTGATGTACCCCTACTACGGCGGGCCGCACCGGCACCTGGACGCCGACGACATCGCCGGCATCCAGTCCATCTACGGCGCCTCGCAGTGGATGACCACAACGCTGAGCAGCGTCTACGCGACCCCGCACAGCAAGAACGCGTGGGCCTACCCGGCAGGGGTCGGCTGGCGCAAGGTGACCGGCACCTCGACCGACGGGGTGACCAACACGTTCGCGGCGCTGGTGCGCGCACGGGCTTCCGGCAAATCGGTCTACATCCACGTGACCGGCACCGACATCGACACCGTCTACCTCTGA
- a CDS encoding peptidase M6, with the protein MATYNTTIGRIYTTPHSKNAWAWLNAAGGWRKIDGTSTDGHTNTHLVLTAARDKGSTIRVDTNAADTLIVAAYL; encoded by the coding sequence ATGGCCACCTACAACACCACCATCGGCCGCATCTACACCACCCCGCACAGCAAGAACGCGTGGGCCTGGCTGAACGCCGCCGGTGGGTGGCGCAAGATCGACGGCACCAGCACCGACGGGCACACCAACACCCACCTGGTGCTGACCGCCGCCCGCGACAAGGGGTCGACCATCCGGGTCGACACCAACGCCGCGGACACCCTCATCGTCGCGGCCTACCTGTGA
- a CDS encoding IclR family transcriptional regulator: MAHETGLVQSVDRAVTVLEILGRDGAVGVSELARRMDIHKSTVSRLLATLERRGIVEQQADGVQYGLGVGLVRLARTVTEDLDVVALARPVAEELSRTTGETVNLSLLQDGEVVNVDEVNLSDSVLSVTWLGRHTTLHNTANGKIFLAHLDEAEVDRVLGAELEATTEHTVTDPAELRRQLEEIRRSGHAWQYEELEAGLSAVAAPVRDAGGEILATISVAGPSFRMSTDRVPELTRLTVQAAERISRKLGRTEPRAG; encoded by the coding sequence ATGGCACACGAGACCGGGCTGGTGCAGTCGGTGGACCGCGCCGTCACCGTCCTGGAGATCCTCGGGCGGGACGGCGCCGTCGGGGTGTCCGAGCTGGCGCGCCGGATGGACATCCACAAGTCGACCGTGTCGCGGCTGCTGGCCACGCTCGAGCGCCGCGGCATCGTGGAGCAGCAGGCCGACGGCGTGCAGTACGGCCTCGGGGTGGGGCTGGTCCGGCTGGCCCGGACGGTGACCGAGGACCTGGACGTGGTCGCCCTGGCCCGGCCGGTCGCCGAGGAGCTCAGCCGGACCACCGGGGAGACGGTGAACCTCTCGCTGCTCCAGGACGGCGAGGTGGTCAACGTGGACGAGGTCAACCTCTCCGACAGCGTCCTGTCCGTGACCTGGTTGGGCCGCCACACCACGCTGCACAACACCGCCAACGGCAAGATCTTCCTGGCGCACCTGGACGAGGCGGAGGTGGACCGGGTCCTCGGGGCAGAGCTGGAGGCCACGACCGAGCACACGGTCACCGACCCGGCCGAGCTGCGCCGGCAGCTGGAGGAGATCCGCCGCTCCGGCCACGCCTGGCAGTACGAGGAGCTCGAGGCGGGACTGTCCGCGGTCGCCGCCCCGGTCCGGGACGCGGGCGGAGAGATCCTGGCGACGATCTCGGTGGCCGGCCCCAGCTTCCGTATGTCGACCGACCGGGTGCCCGAACTCACCCGGCTGACCGTGCAGGCCGCCGAACGGATCTCGCGCAAGCTGGGGCGGACCGAGCCCCGGGCCGGCTGA
- a CDS encoding formate--tetrahydrofolate ligase: MPSNLAIARDAVLRPLTDVAADMGIGPHLLEPYGRGAAKIDLAAIDELADRPKAKYVVVSAITPTPLGEGKTTTTVGIGQAMAHLGHRATVAIRQPSMGPTFGIKGGAAGGGYSQVVPMEQINLHLTGDMHAVTAAHNQLSAMVDSHLHFGAEPVLDPRSVTWRRVIDVNDRALRNIVIGLGSRADGVVRETGFDITAASEVMALLALADSLPDMRARLGRIVVGSTPDGEPVTAEDLRAAGAMTVILKQAIKPNLMQTLEGTPVLVHAGPFGNIATGNSSVVADRIGIHSGEFLLTEAGFGADMGAERFFNIKCRASGLTPDAAVIVATVRALKAHSGRFTVVAGKPLPPEMVAENPDDVHAGAANLVKQIENIRVHGVSPVVAINAFPGDHASEHDAIRQIAEAAGARVAVSTHVADGGKGGVELAAMVAEAAHEPSSFQMLYPDEASLRDKVSAIATQVYGASGVEYAPAAARQLDRFTELGLGHLPVCIAKTHLSISSDPSLLGAPTGWTLPVREVRASVGAGFIYLICGEMRTMPGLGRNPAAMQVDIDADGEVVGLY; the protein is encoded by the coding sequence ATGCCGTCCAACCTGGCCATCGCCCGCGACGCCGTGCTGCGTCCGCTGACGGACGTCGCCGCCGACATGGGGATCGGCCCGCACCTGCTCGAACCGTACGGGCGGGGCGCGGCCAAGATCGACCTGGCCGCCATCGACGAGCTGGCGGACCGGCCGAAGGCCAAGTACGTGGTCGTCTCCGCGATCACCCCCACGCCGCTGGGGGAGGGAAAGACGACCACGACGGTCGGCATCGGGCAGGCGATGGCCCACCTGGGCCACCGGGCCACGGTCGCGATCCGGCAGCCGTCGATGGGGCCGACCTTCGGCATCAAGGGCGGGGCGGCCGGCGGCGGCTACAGCCAGGTGGTGCCGATGGAGCAGATCAACCTGCACCTGACCGGCGACATGCACGCGGTCACCGCCGCCCACAACCAGCTCTCCGCGATGGTCGACAGCCACCTGCACTTCGGGGCCGAGCCGGTGCTCGACCCGCGCAGCGTCACCTGGCGCCGGGTGATCGACGTCAACGACCGGGCACTGCGCAACATCGTCATCGGGCTGGGCAGCCGGGCCGACGGGGTGGTCCGGGAGACCGGCTTCGACATCACCGCCGCCTCCGAGGTGATGGCGCTGCTGGCCCTGGCCGACTCGCTGCCGGACATGCGCGCCCGGCTCGGACGGATCGTGGTCGGGTCCACGCCCGACGGGGAACCGGTCACCGCCGAGGACCTCCGGGCCGCCGGCGCCATGACGGTCATCCTCAAACAGGCGATCAAGCCCAACCTGATGCAGACCCTGGAGGGCACGCCGGTCCTGGTGCACGCGGGCCCGTTCGGCAACATCGCGACCGGCAACTCCTCGGTGGTCGCGGACCGGATCGGGATCCACAGCGGCGAATTCCTGCTCACCGAGGCGGGTTTCGGTGCCGACATGGGGGCCGAGCGCTTCTTCAACATCAAGTGCCGGGCCTCCGGGCTCACCCCGGACGCCGCCGTGATCGTGGCGACGGTGCGCGCGCTCAAGGCGCACTCGGGCCGGTTTACCGTCGTCGCGGGCAAGCCGCTGCCGCCGGAGATGGTCGCCGAGAACCCCGACGACGTGCACGCCGGCGCCGCCAACCTGGTCAAGCAGATCGAAAACATCCGGGTCCACGGGGTCTCCCCGGTCGTGGCGATCAACGCCTTCCCCGGCGACCACGCGAGCGAGCACGACGCCATCCGGCAGATCGCCGAGGCGGCGGGCGCCAGGGTCGCCGTCTCGACCCACGTCGCCGACGGCGGCAAGGGAGGCGTCGAGCTGGCGGCCATGGTGGCCGAGGCGGCGCACGAACCCTCGAGCTTCCAGATGCTCTACCCCGACGAGGCCAGCCTGCGCGACAAGGTGTCGGCGATCGCCACCCAGGTCTACGGCGCCAGCGGTGTGGAGTACGCGCCGGCGGCGGCCCGGCAGCTGGACCGGTTCACCGAGCTCGGCCTCGGCCACCTGCCGGTCTGCATCGCCAAGACCCACCTGTCGATCAGCTCCGACCCCTCGCTGCTGGGCGCCCCGACCGGGTGGACGCTGCCGGTCCGGGAGGTCCGGGCCTCGGTCGGGGCCGGGTTCATCTACCTGATCTGCGGGGAGATGCGCACCATGCCCGGCCTGGGCCGCAACCCCGCGGCCATGCAGGTCGACATCGACGCCGACGGCGAGGTCGTCGGGCTGTACTGA
- a CDS encoding methylenetetrahydrofolate reductase yields MSAEPIVPVPDAALLALRSPRFEMVPMRGLEEALDHLPPGATVPVTCSPTRGLDATLPVVTELVRRGHRPVPHLAARMVRDTAQLRGVVAELDRLGVRDVFVVAGDAATPAGPFEGAADLLRELHRIGHPFLEVGVTGYPESHSFIPDEATVSAMADKAPYATYLVSQICYDADTVVGWVRAVRDRGIMLPVHLGIPGVVDRTRLLRISTRIGLADSVRFLKRQTGVAVRAAAGYTPDHLVTELRPLFEDPALRVLGWHLFTFNEIARTEQWRQALLAGEGEG; encoded by the coding sequence GTGAGCGCGGAACCGATTGTGCCGGTGCCGGATGCCGCGCTGCTCGCGTTGCGGTCCCCGCGTTTCGAGATGGTCCCGATGCGGGGCCTGGAGGAGGCGCTGGACCACCTGCCGCCCGGGGCCACGGTCCCGGTCACCTGCTCTCCCACCCGCGGGCTGGACGCGACGCTGCCGGTGGTGACCGAGCTGGTCCGCCGCGGGCACCGTCCCGTCCCGCACCTGGCGGCCCGGATGGTCCGGGACACCGCACAGCTGCGCGGCGTCGTCGCGGAGTTGGACCGGCTCGGGGTGCGCGACGTCTTCGTGGTCGCCGGAGACGCCGCCACCCCGGCCGGTCCCTTCGAGGGCGCCGCCGACCTGCTGCGGGAGCTGCACCGGATCGGGCACCCCTTCCTGGAGGTCGGGGTGACCGGCTACCCGGAGAGCCACTCCTTCATCCCCGACGAGGCGACCGTCTCGGCGATGGCGGACAAGGCCCCCTACGCGACCTACCTGGTCTCCCAGATCTGCTACGACGCCGACACCGTGGTGGGCTGGGTCCGGGCCGTGCGGGACCGGGGGATCATGCTGCCCGTGCACCTCGGCATACCCGGGGTGGTGGACCGCACCCGGCTGTTGCGGATCTCCACCCGGATCGGCCTGGCCGACTCGGTGCGCTTCCTCAAGCGGCAGACCGGGGTCGCGGTGCGCGCCGCCGCCGGCTACACCCCGGACCACCTGGTCACCGAGCTGCGCCCGCTCTTCGAGGACCCCGCGCTGCGGGTGCTCGGGTGGCACCTGTTCACGTTCAACGAGATCGCCCGGACCGAGCAGTGGCGGCAGGCCCTGCTGGCCGGGGAAGGAGAGGGATAA